From a single Lacerta agilis isolate rLacAgi1 chromosome 3, rLacAgi1.pri, whole genome shotgun sequence genomic region:
- the SELENOI gene encoding ethanolaminephosphotransferase 1 → MAGYEYVSAEQLAGFDKYKYSAVDSNPLSLYVMHPFWNTVVKIFPMWLAPNLITFSGFLLLVFNFFLMAYWDPDFYASAPDQQHVPNKVWVMVGLLNFMAYTLDGVDGKQARRTQSSTPLGELFDHGLDSWACMFFVVTVYSTFGRGPNGVSVFVLYLLLWVVLFSFILSHWEKYNTGVLFLPWGYDISQVTISIVYIVTSIVGVEAWYNPFLFNFLYRDLFTAMIFGCALTVTLPMSLLNYYKAYRSNSLKHHSFYEAMLPFLSPVLLFVLCTVWIFHSPTQILETQPRLFYFMVGTAFANISCRLIVCQMSSTRCQPLNWMLFPLALVLFVVLTGALPESETFLLYLLTTFITVAHIHYGVGVVSQLSKHFNIRPFSLRKPSSDULDVEAAEKKVGPPPAGALRTQPPV, encoded by the exons TACAGTGCTGTGGACAGCAACCCCCTCTCCCTGTACGTCATGCATCCCTTCTGGAACACGGTGGTCAAG ATTTTCCCTATGTGGCTGGCCCCAAACTTGATAACGTTTagtggcttcctcctgcttgtcttCAACTTCTTCCTCATGGCATACTGGGACCCTGACTTTTATGCATCCG CACCCGATCAGCAGCACGTTCCGAACAAAGTGTGGGTCATGGTGGGCCTCCTCAATTTCATGGCTTACACGCTAG atGGCGTGGATGGGAAGCAGGCCCGGCGCACGCAGTCCAGCACCCCTCTGGGAGAGCTCTTTGACCACGGCCTGGACAGCTGGGCCTGCATGTTCTTTGTGGTGACGGTCTACTCCACCTTCGGCCGGGGCCCCAACGGCGTCAGCGTCTTCGTCCTCTACCTCCTCCTGTGGGTGGTCCTGTTCTCCTTCATCCTCTCCCACTGGGAGAAGTACAACACGGGGGTTCTCTTCTTGCCCTGGGGGTACGACATCAGCCAGGTG ACCATTTCCATCGTGTACATTGTGACGTCTATTGTGGGAGTGGAGGCCTGGTACAACCCTTTCCTCTTCAATTTCTTGTATAGAGACCTATTCACTGCAATGATCTTTG GCTGCGCGCTCACTGTGACGCTCCCCATGAGCCTCCTGAACTACTACAA AGCCTACAGAAGCAACTCCCTGAAGCACCACTCCTTCTACGAGGCGATGCTGCCCTTCCTCTCGCCGGTCCTGCTCTTCGTCCTCTGCACCGTTTGGATCTTCCACTCGCCGACGCAGATCCTGGAGACCCAGCCCCGCCTCTTCTACTTCATGGTCGGCACGGCCTTCGCCAACATTTCC tgCCGCCTGATCGTCTGCCAGATGAGCAGCACCCGCTGCCAGCCTCTCAACTGGATGCTCTTCCCGCTGGCCCTGGTCCTCTTCGTGGTGCTGACGGGCGCCTTGCCGGAGAGCGAAACCTTCCTCCTCTACCTGCTCACCACCTTCATCACCGTGGCGCACATCCATTACGGAGTCGGCGTG gtGAGCCAGCTGAGCAAGCACTTCAACATCCGCCCCTTCTCGCTACGAAAGCCCAGCTCCGATTGACTAGACGTGGAGGCGGCAGAGAAGAAAGTCGGCCCACCGCCTGCAGGGGCTCTGCGAACACAGCCGCCCGTGTAA